From the Oleiphilus messinensis genome, one window contains:
- a CDS encoding response regulator transcription factor, with product MPRKARILIVEDEIAIRTGLVDVFVFHGYDVDFADNGNDGLQKGLTGQFDLILLDVMMPGKNGFEVCEAIRQQDRDQPIIMLTAKSTDEDIIQGLSLGADDYVAKPFSVAQLVLRVQAVLRRSKLDQEQDTRIRLSDTCEIDTPHLTGNCAGQAVHFTRREMDIIQYLHEHNDRPVPREELLNKVWGYAKDMDIETRTVDIHIAKLRRKLEPDPKNPVYLVTVRGGGYKLLSGSA from the coding sequence ATGCCGAGAAAAGCCCGAATCCTCATTGTTGAAGATGAAATTGCCATTCGCACCGGGCTGGTGGATGTGTTTGTGTTTCATGGGTATGACGTGGATTTTGCCGACAATGGCAACGACGGACTGCAAAAAGGACTCACGGGTCAGTTTGATCTGATTCTGCTGGACGTGATGATGCCCGGAAAAAACGGATTCGAGGTGTGTGAAGCGATTCGCCAGCAGGATCGCGATCAGCCCATTATTATGCTCACCGCAAAATCAACCGACGAAGACATTATTCAAGGCTTGTCACTGGGGGCGGATGATTATGTCGCCAAGCCTTTTTCCGTGGCACAGTTAGTGCTGAGAGTGCAGGCTGTGCTGCGACGCTCGAAACTGGATCAGGAACAGGACACCCGGATCCGGTTAAGTGACACATGCGAAATTGATACACCACACCTGACGGGAAACTGCGCCGGGCAAGCCGTCCATTTCACCCGACGGGAAATGGATATCATACAGTACCTCCACGAACACAATGACCGCCCGGTGCCAAGGGAAGAACTGCTCAACAAAGTATGGGGTTATGCCAAGGACATGGATATTGAAACCCGAACTGTTGATATTCACATTGCCAAATTACGTCGCAAACTGGAACCGGACCCGAAAAATCCCGTTTATCTGGTCACGGTGCGGGGTGGTGGCTATAAACTGCTATCCGGGAGTGCTTGA
- a CDS encoding PspA/IM30 family protein, with protein MTLMIRLSRLFKADMHAVLDQLEEPDVVLQQAIREMDEAIGQVERQVKARELEESQIRTRTRELQQQISQTDAELDLCFAAENEQLARTLLRRKLEAERLLRQLSLKQETLLLQIAEDHQQLESQRQRLSRLKQKADVFMTLQEPVDKFVSTSSLEQPVTEADIDIALLKAKDARKTKL; from the coding sequence ATGACACTGATGATTCGATTAAGCCGTCTGTTTAAAGCCGACATGCATGCGGTACTGGATCAACTTGAAGAACCTGATGTGGTGCTGCAACAGGCCATCCGGGAAATGGATGAAGCGATTGGGCAAGTAGAGCGACAGGTAAAAGCCCGCGAACTGGAAGAAAGCCAGATCCGGACGCGAACCCGGGAATTGCAGCAGCAAATTAGCCAGACGGATGCAGAGCTGGATCTGTGTTTCGCGGCGGAAAATGAACAACTTGCGCGCACGTTATTACGCCGGAAGTTGGAGGCTGAGCGTTTGCTCCGGCAATTGAGTTTGAAACAGGAAACGCTACTGCTGCAGATCGCTGAGGACCATCAGCAATTGGAATCGCAGCGTCAGCGCCTCTCCCGGCTGAAACAAAAGGCAGATGTGTTTATGACCTTGCAGGAGCCGGTAGACAAGTTTGTAAGCACCTCCAGCCTGGAGCAGCCCGTTACCGAGGCGGATATTGATATCGCTCTGCTCAAAGCGAAGGATGCTCGCAAAACCAAACTATAA
- a CDS encoding sensor histidine kinase → MANLHRGLTPRRLRLFLGLLFLALLVPSSLLTWQTREKLKWEAFHQYREQADELAQRIDRTLQEAVLNEEKRTYADYQFFVVSGDPGTSNYIQRSPLASFPVDSEIPGLIGYFQVNAQGRFSSPVLPPAPSPDIGVSANELAQRQFLQKSILDVLSQNELVSPPRQAVPVRVTLPPRARPGLEYRLSASETREESMDDTISSVAESSVAGNESALDEVLAEAEQDTVQGSVIAGAGRQPSAPAPGISRQEKTDIPKVTDTLKIEAESSKPVQAAFDKLSKALPEEAQNRGQNLGNLKDLKLKKLESNKEYATLGNSYAEKSRALAPEIEKPTAPLDLELAQNDRRTEAKLMDESVSGFTRQQLAPARSTRREQTALVEETPQTQAIKIFESEIDPFEIAQLDSGHFVLFRKVWRDGQRTIQGALIDPQQFLQGIFSQTFKDTSLARMSDLIVAYQGNILKVIPGSTDRGYLGRANELEGTLLHQVRLSAPLQRFQLLWSINQLPAGPGASIILWTSLILFLVLISGFIALYALGLRQIRLARQQQDFVSAVSHELKTPLTSIRMYGEMLREGWVSDAKKREYYDFIHDESERLSRLIANVLQLARMERNDIKLDCKTLAVTTLADIIRSKVSSHIERAGFSFEQTLDANCEDLQIHIDSDAFTQILINLIDNAIKFSRNADIKKIDIQIKCEQNRQVVFSVRDYGPGIVKSQLKKIFQLFYRQGNELTRETVGTGIGLALVKQLTEAMGGKVEVVNEEPGVRFELGFRCINRMNLPL, encoded by the coding sequence ATGGCCAATTTGCATCGCGGTTTGACCCCCAGGCGTCTGCGACTGTTTCTGGGGCTGCTGTTTCTGGCGTTGTTGGTCCCATCAAGCCTGTTAACCTGGCAAACCCGGGAAAAACTGAAGTGGGAAGCATTTCACCAGTATCGGGAGCAAGCCGATGAACTGGCACAACGCATAGACCGCACCCTACAGGAAGCGGTACTCAATGAAGAGAAACGCACCTACGCCGACTACCAGTTTTTTGTTGTCAGCGGTGACCCCGGCACCTCCAACTATATCCAGCGCTCCCCTTTGGCCAGCTTCCCCGTTGATTCCGAAATTCCGGGGTTGATTGGCTACTTTCAAGTGAATGCACAAGGTCGCTTCAGCTCTCCGGTCTTACCACCGGCACCGAGTCCGGACATCGGCGTTTCCGCGAATGAGCTGGCTCAACGACAATTCCTCCAGAAGTCCATTCTGGATGTACTTAGTCAGAATGAGTTGGTGAGCCCACCCCGGCAGGCAGTTCCCGTTCGAGTGACCCTGCCACCCCGTGCACGACCCGGCCTGGAGTATCGGCTTTCCGCTTCCGAAACCCGAGAGGAATCGATGGATGATACGATCTCGAGCGTGGCAGAATCCTCCGTGGCAGGCAACGAGAGCGCCCTCGACGAAGTCCTCGCAGAGGCTGAACAGGACACAGTTCAGGGCTCTGTGATCGCCGGAGCGGGCCGCCAGCCGTCTGCCCCCGCCCCAGGCATTTCACGGCAGGAAAAAACCGACATACCAAAGGTTACGGACACACTGAAGATTGAGGCAGAATCAAGCAAACCAGTTCAAGCAGCTTTTGATAAACTCAGCAAGGCGTTGCCGGAAGAGGCACAAAATCGCGGCCAAAATCTCGGGAATCTCAAAGACCTCAAACTCAAAAAGCTGGAAAGCAATAAAGAGTACGCTACGCTTGGCAACAGTTACGCCGAAAAAAGTCGAGCCCTGGCACCGGAAATTGAAAAGCCAACCGCTCCACTGGATCTGGAACTGGCGCAAAACGACCGGCGAACCGAAGCTAAACTTATGGATGAAAGCGTATCAGGCTTTACCCGCCAACAGCTTGCGCCAGCACGTTCCACCCGTCGGGAGCAGACGGCCTTGGTCGAAGAGACGCCTCAGACACAGGCGATTAAAATATTTGAAAGTGAGATTGACCCATTTGAAATCGCGCAGCTGGACAGTGGCCACTTTGTTCTGTTTCGCAAGGTATGGCGAGATGGCCAACGCACCATTCAAGGTGCACTGATCGACCCGCAACAATTCCTGCAAGGTATTTTCAGCCAGACCTTCAAAGACACCAGTCTGGCCCGCATGAGCGACCTGATTGTGGCTTATCAGGGCAACATACTCAAGGTCATTCCCGGCAGCACAGACCGCGGCTATCTGGGCCGGGCCAATGAACTGGAAGGCACACTCCTGCATCAAGTCAGACTTTCCGCGCCATTGCAACGCTTTCAGCTGCTCTGGAGTATCAATCAACTGCCTGCCGGCCCGGGTGCCAGCATTATCCTGTGGACTAGCCTGATTCTGTTCCTGGTACTGATTAGCGGCTTCATCGCACTCTATGCGCTGGGGCTCAGACAAATTCGATTGGCGCGGCAACAGCAAGACTTCGTCTCCGCCGTCAGTCACGAACTGAAAACCCCGCTTACCTCCATTCGCATGTACGGCGAAATGCTCCGGGAAGGCTGGGTCAGTGATGCAAAAAAACGCGAATACTATGACTTCATCCATGATGAAAGCGAACGCTTGTCCCGCCTGATTGCCAACGTCCTGCAACTGGCCCGTATGGAACGCAATGACATTAAACTGGACTGCAAAACGCTTGCTGTAACCACCCTGGCCGACATCATCCGCTCCAAGGTCTCGAGCCACATCGAACGCGCCGGATTCAGTTTTGAACAGACGCTCGATGCAAACTGTGAAGACCTCCAGATCCACATCGATAGCGACGCCTTCACCCAAATTCTGATCAACCTGATCGACAACGCCATCAAATTTTCACGCAACGCGGACATCAAAAAAATCGACATCCAAATCAAATGCGAGCAAAACCGGCAGGTTGTATTCAGCGTTAGGGACTACGGCCCCGGCATCGTAAAATCACAGCTCAAAAAAATATTCCAGTTATTCTACCGCCAAGGCAACGAACTCACCCGCGAAACCGTAGGCACCGGCATCGGCCTGGCACTGGTAAAACAGTTGACTGAAGCAATGGGAGGAAAAGTCGAAGTTGTGAATGAGGAGCCTGGGGTGCGGTTTGAGTTGGGCTTCAGATGCATAAATAGAATGAATTTACCTCTTTGA
- the rpsI gene encoding 30S ribosomal protein S9 has product MSKYKLANYWDAWALGRRKTAIANVFLKKFESGKIEVNHTKFEQYFKWETYRLKATQPLAQLGLENNFLIKINVKGGGLSGQADAIRLALANALSLFDYKSRNELRKVGLVTRDSRIKERKKVGFKKARKRKQYSKR; this is encoded by the coding sequence ATATCCAAATATAAATTAGCAAACTATTGGGATGCTTGGGCGCTCGGTAGAAGAAAAACTGCCATAGCAAATGTTTTCTTGAAAAAATTTGAGTCAGGAAAAATAGAGGTGAATCATACGAAATTTGAACAGTACTTTAAGTGGGAGACATATCGTTTGAAGGCGACTCAACCCCTTGCCCAACTTGGATTGGAGAATAACTTTTTAATTAAAATTAATGTGAAAGGAGGAGGGCTTTCTGGCCAAGCTGATGCGATAAGACTAGCTCTTGCGAATGCTTTGTCGTTGTTTGATTATAAGTCTAGGAATGAATTGAGAAAAGTTGGTTTGGTTACAAGAGATTCTAGAATAAAAGAGAGAAAAAAAGTTGGGTTTAAGAAAGCGAGAAAAAGAAAGCAGTATTCAAAGAGGTAA